A part of Brachybacterium faecium DSM 4810 genomic DNA contains:
- a CDS encoding beta-xylosidase (PFAM: Glycosyl hydrolases family 43) has translation MEHRSNPVLDADWPDPDVLRVGDDYWMIASSFHRAPGLPVLRSQDLVTWEHVSNALPALVPEEHYALPRRGSGVWAPSIREHAGTFHIVYPDPDHGIFVLDAPHPAGPWSAPRLLLAGRGLIDPCPLWDEDGRAYLVHGWARSRARVKNRLSLLEVTPDLSAALSPSQVIIDGADLPGMLTLEGPKAYRQGGWYWIYAPAGGVADGYQVVFRARELHGPYEHRIVLEQDSSPVNGPHQGALVDDVHGDWWFVHFQDRGVFGRVTHVQPVRFDAEGWPHMGEPIDEVRGRPVAAVPALGQRGDAPAEPAAEPATSALPYEEPLRSDDFRAAQLHPRWHWQANPQRSWHRCGEGRLDLAFGRSPRGDLRDLPTVLGQQLPGQPSTWTTSVHLPAVADGGAAGTERAGAVVLGHSYAWAGLRRDAEGIALVHGTMDEDAAEEETRTHRVLTADPTAEASLSLRIDVDAAGRITLRAEDSVLLEDWQAAKGHWVGAEVGLFATVESMVHHDLTERRASFGPVTVHREGREI, from the coding sequence TTGGAGCACCGTTCGAACCCCGTCCTCGACGCCGATTGGCCCGATCCGGATGTCCTCCGGGTGGGCGATGACTACTGGATGATCGCCTCCAGCTTCCACCGCGCCCCGGGCCTGCCCGTGCTGCGCTCGCAGGACCTCGTGACCTGGGAGCACGTGAGCAATGCGCTGCCCGCTCTGGTCCCCGAGGAGCACTACGCCCTCCCCCGGCGCGGCAGCGGCGTGTGGGCCCCGAGCATCCGCGAGCACGCCGGGACGTTCCACATCGTCTACCCGGATCCGGACCACGGCATCTTCGTCCTCGACGCGCCGCACCCGGCCGGCCCGTGGAGCGCGCCGCGGCTGCTGCTGGCCGGGCGGGGGCTCATCGACCCGTGCCCCCTGTGGGACGAGGACGGCCGCGCATACCTGGTGCACGGCTGGGCCCGTTCCCGCGCCCGGGTGAAGAACCGCCTCTCCCTGCTCGAGGTCACGCCGGATCTCTCCGCCGCCCTCTCCCCCTCGCAGGTGATCATCGACGGCGCGGACCTTCCCGGGATGCTCACTCTCGAGGGCCCCAAGGCCTACCGGCAGGGCGGCTGGTACTGGATCTACGCGCCGGCGGGAGGAGTGGCCGACGGCTACCAGGTGGTCTTCCGCGCCCGGGAGCTGCACGGGCCGTACGAGCACCGGATCGTGCTCGAGCAGGACTCCTCCCCGGTCAACGGCCCCCACCAGGGCGCGCTCGTCGACGACGTGCACGGCGACTGGTGGTTCGTGCACTTCCAGGACCGCGGCGTCTTCGGCCGGGTCACGCACGTCCAGCCGGTCCGCTTCGACGCCGAGGGCTGGCCCCACATGGGCGAGCCGATCGACGAGGTGCGCGGCCGCCCGGTCGCCGCGGTGCCCGCGCTCGGGCAGCGCGGCGACGCGCCCGCCGAGCCAGCCGCGGAGCCCGCCACGTCGGCCCTCCCCTACGAGGAGCCCCTCCGGTCGGATGACTTCCGTGCCGCCCAGCTGCACCCGCGCTGGCACTGGCAGGCCAATCCCCAGCGCTCCTGGCACCGCTGCGGCGAGGGCCGCCTGGACCTCGCCTTCGGCCGGAGCCCGCGCGGTGACCTGCGCGATCTGCCCACCGTGCTCGGGCAGCAGCTGCCGGGCCAGCCCTCGACCTGGACCACCTCGGTGCATCTGCCGGCCGTCGCGGACGGCGGCGCGGCGGGCACCGAGCGCGCCGGAGCGGTGGTGCTGGGGCACAGCTACGCCTGGGCGGGCCTGCGCCGCGACGCGGAGGGCATCGCCCTCGTGCACGGCACCATGGACGAGGATGCGGCCGAGGAGGAGACCCGCACCCACCGCGTCCTCACCGCCGACCCCACCGCCGAGGCCTCCCTCTCCCTCCGGATCGACGTCGACGCGGCCGGGCGGATCACGCTGCGGGCGGAGGATTCCGTGCTGCTCGAGGACTGGCAGGCCGCGAAGGGACACTGGGTCGGTGCGGAGGTCGGCCTTTTCGCCACCGTGGAGAGCATGGTGCACCATGACCTCACGGAGCGCAGAGCGAGCTTCGGCCCCGTCACCGTGCACCGGGAAGGACGTGAGATCTGA